The following are encoded in a window of Candida dubliniensis CD36 chromosome 4, complete sequence genomic DNA:
- a CDS encoding from SGD-Protein of unknown function, involved in sporulation, vacuolar protein sorting and protein-Golgi retention, putative (Similar to S. cerevisiae VPS13;~In S. cerevisiae: protein of unknown function; heterooligomeric or homooligomeric complex; peripherally associated with membranes; homologous to human COH1; involved in sporulation, vacuolar protein sorting and protein-Golgi retention), whose amino-acid sequence MFESLVANLVNRFLGSYLENFDTNQLNIGIWSGDVKLRNLRLRKESLDKFKLPVDVKFGQLGQLTLQIPWSNLKGKPVRVIIEDVYLLISPKIVQDYDLEEEELRSQAVKKEKLAQLETFLDAKSQELGTDLENETFVESLVTKIVDNLQVTIKNIHLKYEDDSVLTETPYSIGFTLDELSAVSTDEDWVPSFINITQALTRKLLTLKNLSCYMDTQATELYSNLDREEIHAAFQKTLTDIEYLLKPVTGNGKLTVNKTGTTATIPHIDTDLFFEEFGVELNSQQYQNLLWTASKFHWFMKTEKFRKFRPKIAPSESPKEWFQYAAKAVLDEIHERNYKWSWAYFEKRRDQRKEYVALWKLKLENKMSPEQQKSLDDLEWDLPYEDIKLYRSLTRNELKKEKKNISSLYDTESKSTNGTQSTGSGGGWLSSWWGGAKRSNESEEKSNNEPQSSDKIDLSLSDEQRKALYDAIDYDENADTATVDIPREWVKMQVTMHLNKGGFTIKRNKTTTLGEIVFEGCKTQFYERPDSFVASFQMEEFRIEDNTNTSLYKHIVSVKQDEENHQDHSFDEPFLQLSFENNPLHQEADSSLVGKLKSMTIYYNPKFIEEIIKFFTPPKIHLDTVGAIMNAAESTVEGLTTQTRMGLEYALEEHKTINVKLDLQTPLIILPLDPASVKSPVAILDAGHISVISDLVDKSKIKEYKEKQQYSAKDWESLKNLMYDQFHVNLEDARFLVGHNIKTTMEQLYSTDRSTYVLDTFNLGLLLGVSIIPDAQNLARIRIRGDVPKVALAINDFQYKTLMQIIDVAIPNTDFESSDTSSIFNAFGNSRSIQDVDIEDTSKQVSKPNAPTNKDQHQFEFDLNVQLVQISLSRCIDGVTLQTEPLAEIVGESLTLNFYKTLTDMHLTLSVFDISLLDHIEKSGVPEFQKLVSSNSEGETKNLLEMKYSRKQRMVIFKNKEIEVFDQDVDMQIAVVKFVVTRKSYLSLLNFVLNTFTDPNAPATSANELINDTSSEDTSPQKINVNVALESIIIVLNEDGIKLATLQLSSAEVRVFLLPDTMDIQGKLGAFALHDEVNQGSPRNSLIRNLIHIDGDNLAQFSYKAYDNATQSKPSVVEFETGAITINFIEASFNRILAYLNQFLKMKAIYDSARQAAINQSAQLPAQLLFNVLIHAPTIVFPFVNHNTNKLVANLGEIYAHNQYKDAINTIQVGIRNVNVMSHLVFEGNIQQDSHMVDDLDVSFDIEYSEKYIRDTPTVVVRGKMPELDLHLTEIQLKMLTQLSDSVNRAFTFDNSDSNLQDVEEDAVYANEVLRHNTQMIHAESPQQQTSVSPPNAEDTDIPGNHKMVDLKFDIPRVALTIYNGTASTTTLKNCSLSTFTMNKLICEFDMLHNGHFNANVKIKSFVVKDTRVDTDSKFPVIIPSVDGVDNQFTLLVTTEGPPDSRNITAMLTVEKPQTILALDYLFEVQSFINKATEQEAPPPFVERPRQKSTTSVTTKSAKTQSTEISNSKDVTSNTVGFSVNIIEPSVLLLADDTQENTEAVVFKVGQILITQQNVISLAASNIGMYLMDMNEQDTSSYRIIDDFSVSFAHDSRGSTATKFLTNIQASIDPLIVRVSLRDIRLALGIFNRANDLYMKYQGMVEETSNSEEFQFSKNFKKRLSQYAPSVLSTYSDESDYETPRIPPGVAIVKGEELNANFGGLRFVLIGDVSELPVLDMQIKPFEARAINWSTDLNAEVHIEHYINIFNYARSSWEPLVESWPIAVYMSKARHPKPQLLVEIISRQVAQVTLTSKAVALLSQVSDLITSGEKLKPRGEDYPYVIVNETGLDLEVWNDTKESETRTEIKSWDSKPWSFEDWRSIRENLDADDASTLGIRFVDSKYQNIAKVSASSVGEELYVMYPPVDGVHNRLSVDIMLREDNVKVIRLRSTVILENDADIPIIIDISDARGDKELRIGSKESKSLPIDLVYGGKLKIRPETNIPYGWSEEQLYWKDAMKGSIALSCRAASKDDKSVYYFQAEAVYDTEEPLAHVYPHMKLVVSAPLEIENLLPFDFKYRLYDKHARKDWTGKVEKGVKSYIHIVNLESLLLLSVEPVNGNFKRSEFAVINHPKKSEFERENTITLQDTHNRILKLRIYYPRKKSDSTSLKVVIYSPYIILNRSNLNLAISERGNTIESLGRSGEEQKITPAMFSFEKHGDTKNRAIIKAEDSIWSHPMSFDALGQSNEIKLQITGKQREIDLGVTVSEGEGKYNLTKVISITPRYIFVNKLEEELQVVEVGTTKQLSIESGGSLPLYGLRILEKKNLMMKFPQASGSMSWSQPFCINDVGQMFVKVLKKDVGQVLVKVTIMLEDATVFIHIENGNDQWPFSIRNFTNEEFYIYQNDPNINVNGEVVKSETPYKPIYYKVPPKSVMPYAYDYPNAIIKEIIIRSHGRERAVSLAEIGTLKPFRLPATNDKEQRIVDLNVVADGPTQSLVISNYDPSSSLYQLKGGSTSSSSVANSHSGQFEAVENDENYHTKIVTKFDGFGVSLINTRDQELCYITLKGLEFRYNESNLYQTVSAKLKWIQIDNQLYGGIFPIILYPSVIPKTGKELNSHPAFSGSICRVKDDTHGVLFIKYATLLLQEMTLEIDEDFLFALLDFSKFPGASWNKQHVDRLCDDNLNIPEPAKLSDTSDIYFEALHLQPLQANLSFVRTERVNAEDKGSSQNTLMFFVNILTMAIGNINDAPIKLNALFIENIRVPIPILVDSIQTHYSQAFFYQLHNIIGSADFLGNPVGLFNLLSSGVIDIFYEPYQGFVLNDRPQELGIGIAKGGLSFVKKSVFGFSDSISKVTGSIAKGLSVATMDKSFQERRRLNTRRNRPKHALYGFATGANSFFDSLSSGVTGVATAPIEGANSDGAAGFFKGLGKGIIGLPTKTAIGIFDLASNVSEGIRNTTTVFDSEGLDKVRLPRYINPNGVVKPYSQREAQGQYWLNNVDGGVYYNQKYLAHLLLPGEEMAVLVSFKLIILFDINSLLSKWVIKFEQIKSISVEPTGLTIQLKTKKGPFIPIPDRTGRNFLYQKIGIAVQEFNKHCQVTL is encoded by the coding sequence ATGTTTGAGTCTCTCGTAGCAAATTTGGTAAACCGTTTTTTGGGATCATACTTGGAAAACTTTGACACAAACCAGTTAAACATTGGAATATGGAGTGGAGATGTTAAATTGAGAAATTTGCGCCTAAGGAAAGAGAGTCTTGATAAATTCAAGTTACCAGTGGATGTAAAATTTGGTCAATTGGGGCAATTGACTTTACAAATTCCTTGGTCCAATTTGAAAGGAAAACCAGTTAGAGTTATTATCGAAGATGTgtatttattgatatcacctaaaattgttcaagattatgatttagaagaagaggaattGAGACTGCAAGCggtaaagaaagaaaaattggcaCAATTAGAAACATTTTTGGACGCAAAATCACAAGAGTTGGGGACTGATTTAGAGAATGAGACCTTTGTGGAATCCTTAGTTACCAAAATAGTGGATAATCTCCAAGTTACtataaaaaatattcatttaaaGTATGAGGATGATTCTGTTTTAACCGAGACTCCGTATTCGATAGGGTTTACTTTGGATGAATTGTCAGCAGTTTCAACAGATGAGGACTGGGTACCTTCCTTTATCAACATAACCCAAGCACTTACAAGAAAATTGTTGACTTTGAAAAACCTTTCTTGTTACATGGATACTCAGGCGACTGAGTTGTATTCAAACCTTGACCGTGAAGAAATACACGCTGCGTTCCAGAAAACGTTGACTGACATAGAGTACTTACTAAAACCGGTCACTGGTAATGGTAAGTTAACGGTTAATAAGACTGGAACAACTGCCACTATACCACACATAGACACAGACTTGTTTTTCGAAGAATTTGGagttgaattgaattcCCAGCAATACCAAAATTTATTGTGGACTGCTTCTAAATTTCACTGGTTCAtgaaaactgaaaaatttagaaaatttcGTCCTAAAATTGCTCCTAGTGAGTCTCCAAAGGAATGGTTTCAATATGCCGCCAAAGCTGTATTAGATGAAATCCACGAAAGAAACTATAAGTGGAGTTGGGCAtactttgaaaaaagacGAGACCAAAGAAAGGAATATGTTGCATtatggaaattgaaattagagAATAAAATGTCACCTGAACAACAGAAATCGCTCGATGATTTGGAATGGGATTTGCCGTATGAAGATATAAAACTATATCGTTCCTTGACCagaaatgaattgaaaaaggaaaagaagaatatttcttctttgtaCGACACTGAGAGTAAATCTACAAATGGTACCCAATCTACGGgaagtggtggtggttggcTTTCAAGTTGGTGGGGTGGTGCCAAACGGCTGAATGAAAGCGAAGAAAAACTGAACAACGAACCTCAATCTAGTGACAAGATCGATCTTTCTTTGAGTGACGAACAAAGGAAAGCACTTTATGATGCTATTGATTATGACGAGAATGCTGATACAGCAACTGTGGATATTCCCAGAGAGTGGGTGAAAATGCAAGTTACAATGCATTTGAACAAAGGGGGATTTACTATTAAGCGTAACAAGACAACTACTTTAGGAGAAATTGTCTTTGAAGGTTGTAAAACACAGTTCTATGAGCGTCCAGATTCGTTTGTTGCTAGTTTCCAAATGGAGGAATTTAGAATTGAGGACAACACCAATACATCGCTATACAAACACATAGTCAGTGTCAAgcaagatgaagaaaaccACCAAGATCATAGTTTTGATGAACCTTTTTTGCAGTTATCGTTTGAAAATAACCCATTGCATCAAGAAGCAGATTCAAGTCTTGTTggaaaattaaaatcaatgacCATTTATTACAACCCTAAGTTCatagaagaaattattaaatttttcactcCCCCCAAGATTCATTTAGATACAGTGGGAGCAATTATGAATGCTGCCGAGTCAACTGTTGAAGGATTAACTACACAAACAAGAATGGGGTTAGAATATGCATTGGAAGAACACAAAACAATCAATGTCAAGTTGGATTTACAAACACCTTTGATAATTTTACCACTTGATCCTGCCAGTGTTAAATCCCCAGTGGCAATTCTTGATGCAGGGCATATAAGTGTAATCAGCGATTTGgttgataaatcaaaaatcaaagaatacaaagaaaaacaGCAATACTCTGCCAAGGATTGGGAGAGTTTGAAGAACTTGATGTATGATCAATTCCATGTAAATCTTGAAGATGCAAGGTTTTTAGTGGGACACAATATCAAAACCACTATGGAGCAATTGTATTCCACCGACAGATCGACTTACGTTTTAGACACATTCAATTTAGGTTTGCTTTTAGGTGTTTCCATTATTCCGGATGCACAAAACTTGGCTAGAATAAGAATACGTGGGGATGTTCCTAAGGTTGCATTGGCCATTAATGATTTCCAGTACAAAACTTTAATGCAGATTATAGATGTGGCAATTCCTAACACAGATTTTGAAAGTTCAGATACTTCCAGTATTTTTAATGCGTTTGGTAACAGCAGAAGTATTCAGgatgttgatattgaagaCACCAGTAAGCAGGTCAGTAAACCTAATGCTCCAACAAATAAAGATCAGCACCAATTCGagtttgatttgaatgTTCAGTTGGTTCAAATTTCACTCTCTAGATGTATAGATGGGGTAACACTACAAACAGAGCCATTAGCGGAAATCGTTGGTGAGTCGTTGACTTTGAATTTCTACAAAACCCTTACTGACATGCATTTAACATTAAGCGTATTTGACATCAGCCTATTGGAtcatattgaaaaatcgGGAGTGCCAGAATTCCAAAAGCTAGTATCTTCAAATAGTGAAGGTGAAACCAAGAACTTGCTTGAAATGAAATACTCGCGAAAGCAAAGGATGGTGATATTTAAAAACAAGGAGATTGAAGTATTCGACCAAGATGTGGATATGCAAATTGCTGTTGTCAAATTCGTGGTCACAAGAAAATCTTACTTGAGCTTGTTGAATTTTGTGTTAAATACTTTTACTGATCCAAACGCACCAGCAACATCTGCCAATGAGTTAATAAATGACACTTCAAGCGAAGATACTTCACcacaaaaaattaatgtCAATGTTGCATTAGAAAgtataattattgttttaaacGAAGATGGCATCAAATTGGCTACATTGCAGCTAAGCTCGGCTGAAGTGAGAGTATTTTTGTTACCAGATACAATGGATATACAGGGTAAACTTGGAGCGTTTGCATTACATGATGAAGTTAACCAAGGTTCTCCCagaaattcattaattagaAATCTTATTCATATTGATGGTGACAATTTGGCTCAGTTTTCTTATAAGGCCTACGATAATGCTACTCAAAGCAAACCGTCAGTTGTGGAATTTGAGACTGGCGCTATCAcaataaattttattgaGGCATCATTTAATAGAATATTGGCATATTTAAACCAGTTCCTTAAAATGAAGGCAATCTATGATAGTGCACGTCAAGCTGCCATCAATCAATCTGCCCAATTACCTGCtcaattattgtttaatgTTTTAATCCATGCACCGACAATCGTGTTTCCGTTTGTAAATCATAATACTAACAAGTTAGTGGCTAATTTGGGAGAGATTTATGCTCATAATCAATACAAGGATGCAATAAATACAATACAAGTTGGTATCCGTAATGTTAATGTTATGTCCCATTTAGTGTTTGAAGGTAATATCCAACAAGATCTGCATATGGTAGATGATTTAGACGTTTCGTTTGATATCGAGTATTCAGAGAAATATATTAGAGACACTCCAACAGTTGTGGTACGTGGTAAAATGCCAGAGCTTGATTTACATCTAActgaaattcaattgaaaatgttaACACAGCTTTCTGATTCTGTGAATAGAGCCTTTACGTTTGACAATTCAGATTCTAATTTACAAGATGTTGAAGAAGACGCTGTTTATGCAAACGAAGTTCTTAGACACAACACTCAAATGATTCATGCTGAATCACCCCAGCAACAAACATCTGTAAGTCCTCCTAATGCAGAAGATACTGATATTCCTGGAAATCATAAAATGGTTGACttaaaatttgatattcCTCGAGTAGCTTTGACTATTTACAATGGAACTGCAAGTACCACtacattgaaaaattgttcaTTATCTACTTTTACAATGAACAAATTAATTTGTGAATTTGACATGTTGCATAATGGGCATTTCAATGCCAATGTCAAAATCAAGTCATTTGTTGTAAAAGATACAAGGGTCGATACAGACAGCAAATTTCCCGTGATTATCCCTAGCGTGGACGGGGTTGATAACCAATTTACGTTGTTAGTCACCACTGAAGGTCCTCCAGACAGTAGGAATATTACTGCTATGCTAACGGTTGAGAAACCCCAAACAATATTGGCTCTTGACTACTTGTTTGAAGTGCAACTGTTTATAAACAAAGCAACAGAACAAGAGGCACCACCCCCTTTTGTTGAGAGACCAAGACAAAAGTCTACAACTTCTGTTACAACAAAGTCAGCAAAAACTCAAAGCACTGAAATTTCTAATCTGAAAGATGTGACTTCAAACACAGTAGGGTTTTCCGTCAATATAATCGAACCATCTGTTCTTTTACTCGCGGATGATACCCAAGAAAATACTGAAGCAGTTGTATTTAAAGTTGgtcaaatattaattacTCAACAGAATGTAATCTCGTTAGCTGCCAGTAACATTGGAATGTATTTGATGGATATGAACGAGCAAGATACGTCTAGTTATAGAATTATTGACGATTTTTCTGTATCTTTTGCACATGATTCACGGGGCTCTACTGCTACCAAGTTTTTGACAAACATTCAAGCATCTATAGATCCATTAATCGTCAGAGTTTCGTTGAGAGATATTCGACTTGCATTGGGAATATTCAATAGAGCAAACGACTTGTACATGAAGTACCAAGGTATGGTTGAAGAGACATCAAATTCAGAAGAATTCCAGTTCTCGaagaatttcaaaaagaGGCTTTCGCAGTATGCTCCTAGTGTGCTTTCAACATATTCTGATGAATCCGATTATGAGACTCCCCGAATTCCACCAGGTGTTGCTATTGTAAAAGGTGAAGAGTTGAATGCCAATTTTGGTGGTTTGagatttgttttgattgGTGATGTATCTGAGTTGCCTGTCCTTGATATGCAAATCAAACCTTTTGAAGCACGGGCAATCAACTGGTCCACAGATCTTAATGCTGAAGTTCATATTGAGCattatatcaatattttcaattatgCACGATCGTCTTGGGAACCTTTGGTTGAAAGCTGGCCAATAGCAGTTTACATGTCAAAAGCTCGACACCCGAAACCTCAATTATTAGTGGAAATAATTTCCAGACAAGTAGCTCAAGTGACGCTTACATCTAAGGCAGTAGCATTGTTATCACAAGTATCTGATTTGATTACTTCTGGagagaaattgaaaccaaGAGGTGAAGATTATCCATATGTAATAGTAAATGAAACTGGATTAGATTTGGAAGTTTGGAATGATACAAAGGAATCCGAAACTAGAACCGAAATAAAATCTTGGGACTCTAAACCTTGGAGTTTTGAGGATTGGCGATCGATCCGTGAGAATTTGGATGCTGATGATGCTAGTACTTTGGGAATTAGATTTGTTGATAGCAAGTACCAAAATATTGCAAAAGTATCGGCCTCTAGCGTTGGCGAAGAGTTGTATGTTATGTATCCTCCTGTCGATGGAGTGCATAATAGATTATCTGTTGATATTATGCTAAGAGAGGATAATGTTAAAGTCATTAGATTGAGATCAACAGTTATTTTAGAAAATGACGCTGATATacctattattattgatattagtGATGCACGAGGTGATAAAGAATTGCGCATTGGGTCTAAGGAAAGCAAATCCTTACCTattgatttggtttatGGCggtaaattaaaaattagaCCGGAAACAAACATACCTTATGGTTGGTCTGAAGAGCAATTATACTGGAAAGATGCAATGAAAGGTTCTATTGCATTGAGTTGTCGAGCAGCAAGTAAAGACGATAAGTctgtttattattttcaagcAGAAGCAGTATATGACACGGAGGAGCCTTTGGCTCACGTCTATCCGCATATGAAATTGGTGGTGTCTGCGCCATTGGAAATTGAGAACTTGCTCCCATTTGATTTCAAGTACCGATTATACGATAAACATGCAAGAAAGGATTGGACAGGAAAGGTAGAGAAAGGTGTTAAGAGTTATATTCATATTGTTAATTTGGAAAGCTTGCTACTTCTTAGTGTCGAGCCTGTGAATGGCAACTTCAAGAGATCAGAGTTTGCTGTAATAAACCATCCCAAGAAAAGTGAATTTGAAAGAGAAAACACCATTACATTACAAGATACTCACAACAGGATACTTAAGTTGAGAATATACTATCCTAGAAAAAAGTCAGACAGCACGAGTTTGAAAGTTGTGATTTATTCGCCgtatattattttgaatcGATcgaatttgaatttggcTATTAGTGAGCGTGGTAACACTATTGAACTGCTCGGCAGATCTGGTGAGGAACAAAAGATTACACCTGCTATGTTTTCATTTGAGAAGCATGGGGATACCAAGAATCGAGCAATTATAAAGGCAGAAGATTCAATTTGGTCTCACCCTATGAGTTTTGATGCTCTTGGGCAatcaaatgaaatcaaattgcAGATTACTGGGAAACAAAGGGAAATAGATCTCGGTGTGACAGTTTCAGAAGGGGAAGGTAAATACAATTTAACCAAAGTTATAAGTATTACCCCAAGATACATTTTTGTCAATAAGCTAGAAGAGGAGTTGCAAGTTGTGGAAGTTGGTACTACCAAACAATTATCGATTGAGTCTGGCGGTTCATTGCCCCTTTATGGTTTGCGCATAttagagaaaaagaatttaatgatgaagttCCCACAAGCATCAGGATCAATGTCTTGGTCACAACCATTCTGTATTAATGATGTAGGGCAAATGTTTGTGAAGGTACTTAAAAAGGATGTGGGACAAGTATTAGTTAAGGTCACAATAATGCTAGAAGACGCTACTGTGTTTATCCATATAGAGAATGGTAATGATCAATGGCCATTTTCTATTCGAAACTTTACTAATGAAGAGTTCTATATTTATCAGAATGATCCCAATATTAATGTTAATGGCGAGGTTGTGAAAAGTGAAACACCATATAAGCCAATCTACTATAAGGTTCCTCCAAAAAGTGTTATGCCATACGCGTACGATTATCCAAACGCTATtatcaaagaaataatCATTAGATCACATGGAAGAGAGCGTGCGGTAAGTTTGGCAGAAATCGGTACGTTGAAACCTTTTAGACTTCCTGCTACAAATGACAAGGAACAGCGAATTGTTGACCTCAATGTTGTTGCTGATGGACCCACACAGTCTTTGGTTATTTCAAACTATGACCCGTCCAGCAGTctatatcaattaaaagGAGGTTCGACCTCATCGAGTTCAGTGGCAAATAGTCACAGTGGTCAATTTGAAGCggttgaaaatgatgaaaacTATCACACTAAAATCGTTACAAAGTTTGATGGATTTGGAGTTTCTTTGATTAATACAAGAGATCAGGAATTGTGTTACATTACTTTGAAAGGATTAGAGTTTAGGTATAATGAATCTAACTTGTATCAAACTGTTAGTGCTAAATTGAAATGGATTCAAATTGACAATCAACTCTATGGAGGCATATTCCCAATTATTTTGTACCCAAGTGTTATTCCAAAAACTGGGAAGGAATTGAATAGTCATCCAGCATTTTCAGGATCTATATGTCGCGTAAAAGATGATACACATGGTGTATTATTTATCAAGTATGCTACACTTTTGTTGCAAGAAATGACCttagaaattgatgaagatttcCTATTTGCACTACTAGACTTCTCCAAGTTCCCAGGGGCTTCATGGAATAAGCAACATGTTGACAGGTTATgtgatgataatttgaatatacCTGAGCCAGCCAAGCTTAGTGACACTAGCGATATCTATTTTGAAGCATTACATTTACAACCACTTCAAGCAAACTTGTCATTTGTGCGAACTGAAAGAGTTAATGCAGAGGATAAGGGCTCATCCCAGAATACTTTAATGTTTTTCGTAAACATATTGACGATGGCAATCGGAAATATAAACGATGCTCCAATAAAGTTAAATGCtttgtttattgaaaatataaGAGTCCCCATTCCAATTTTGGTTGACTCTATCCAAACACATTATAGCCAGGCTTTTTTCTACCAGCTTCATAATATCATTGGATCGGCAGACTTTTTGGGGAACCCGGTGGGTTTGTTTAATTTGCTTTCTTCAGGTGTCattgatatattttatGAGCCTTACCAGGGATTTGTTTTGAATGATCGCCCTCAAGAATTAGGGATTGGTATTGCTAAGGGAGGATTGAGTTTTGTTAAGAAATCTGTTTTTGGGTTTTCTGACTCTATTTCAAAAGTAACTGGATCGATTGCCAAGGGGTTGTCTGTTGCCACTATGGATAAACTGTTCCAGGAGCGTCGTCGTTTAAATACCAGAAGAAACAGACCAAAACACGCTTTGTATGGATTTGCTACTGGTGCTAATTCGTTTTTTGACTCATTGTCCTCAGGTGTCACCGGAGTTGCTACAGCTCCAATTGAAGGGGCGAATAGTGATGGTGCCGCAGGATTTTTCAAGGGTCTTGGGAAAGGAATCATTGGATTACCTACAAAGACTGCAATTGGGATTTTTGATTTAGCATCAAATGTCAGTGAGGGAATTCGTAACACCACAACTGTTTTCGATAGTGAGGGATTAGACAAGGTTCGATTACCGAGATATATAAATCCAAACGGAGTTGTCAAACCATACTCACAAAGGGAAGCGCAAGGTCAGTATTGGCTTAATAACGTGGATGGTGGTGTCtattataatcaaaaatatttggCACATTTGCTTTTACCAGGCGAAGAGATGGCtgttttggtttcttttaaattaataattttgtttgataTAAACTCGTTATTGTCCAAATGGGTGATAAAGTTTGAGCAAATCAAATCGATTTCAGTTGAACCTACAGGATTGACAATTCAGTTGAAGACGAAAAAGGGCCCATTCATACCTATTCCAGATAGAACAGGCAGAAATTTCTTATATCAGAAAATTGGTATTGCTGTTCAAGAATTTAACAAGCACTGTCAAGTGACTCTATAG
- a CDS encoding methionyl-tRNA formyltransferase, mitochondrial precursor, putative (Similar to S. cerevisiae FMT1;~In S. cerevisiae: methionyl-tRNA formyltransferase, catalyzes the formylation of initiator Met-tRNA in mitochondria), producing the protein MITPIHLCRRAFSNYRRYTSQSTHDPLRIAFFGSDNFSVASLNKLIQYQKANPHKVDSVHVITRSLKPQGRYMKTVQDLPVGKFASKQGLSIMRADTSEEITQFSKQYLFNLVIAVSYGKLIPSTFIQHCKYGGLNVHPSLLPKYCGSSPLQYALLNDDKFTGCTVQTLHPTKFDHGDIIIQSPEIPISDGDNSVSLFKKFGEIGGDLLVEAIDRGLFVNPTPIKNNYAHSMAPKIPKARSQVFWDKFSARDIKRLYDALGPIFTFLNVNVIRKRKQICEKKRVILSCIKEYQLTDSIEQLTQPGDFMLVEEGLLVKAKTGGLLVEKIKMQAQEEEIPEKFIGAYSKKVGPDMPKHFID; encoded by the coding sequence ATGATAACACCTATTCATTTATGTCGAAGGGCATTCTCAAATTATAGACGATATACATCACAATCAACACATGATCCTTTGAGAATTGCATTTTTTGGTAGTGATAATTTTAGTGTGGCTAGTTTAAATAAACTAATTCAGTACCAAAAGGCAAACCCACACAAAGTAGATAGCGTTCATGTCATTACAAGAAGCCTTAAGCCACAAGGAAGATATATGAAAACAGTACAGGATCTCCCAGTTGGAAAATTTGCTAGTAAACAGGGTCTCTCTATAATGAGAGCTGATACTTCTGAAGAAATAACACAGTTTTCAAAACAATATCTTTTCAATCTTGTAATAGCAGTATCGTATGGTAAACTCATTCCGTCGACATTCATACAACATTGCAAGTATGGCGGGCTTAATGTTCATCCTTCGTTACTACCGAAATATTGTGGCTCGTCACCATTGCAGTATGCGttattaaatgatgataaatttaCTGGCTGCACCGTTCAAACATTACATCCTACAAAATTCGATCATGGCGACATTATAATACAATCTCCAGAAATTCCTATACTGGATGGTGACAATTCTGTTTCgttatttaaaaaatttggcGAGATTGGAGGTGACCTATTAGTTGAAGCGATAGATCGAGGCTTATTTGTTAACCCGACTCCAATAAAAAACAACTATGCACATTCAATGGCCCCTAAAATCCCCAAGGCCAGACTGCAGGTATTTTGGGATAAATTCCTGGCTAGAGACATCAAAAGGTTATACGATGCGTTGGGACCAATCTTTACGTTTTTAAACGTTAATGTAatcagaaaaagaaagcaaaTATGTGAAAAGAAACGCGTGATACTATCTTGCATTAAGGAGTATCAGTTAACAGACtcaattgaacaattgacACAACCAGGAGATTTTATGTTGGTAGAAGAAGGACTTCTTGTTAAGGCCAAAACAGGCGGGCTTTTGGTtgagaaaataaaaatgcaagcccaagaagaagaaatccCTGAAAAGTTTATAGGAGCATATTCCAAAAAAGTGGGACCAGACATGCCAAAACATTTCATAGATTGA